Proteins found in one Cricetulus griseus strain 17A/GY chromosome X, alternate assembly CriGri-PICRH-1.0, whole genome shotgun sequence genomic segment:
- the LOC103164259 gene encoding lipocalin Cav p 3.0101-like encodes MAAKEIDMITDYGMLKLFFRHLECIRGCKEMILMFYGEVDEECEKFEIEAKQVFSKEFFCTYAGKHQFRILYVSSSIMVIFDYYLTPDENLIKVLFLVGKGDSVSGEEQQKFAELCDKMRIPKEKIRYMFEKDNDKIKNICNREFSMAIDSSI; translated from the exons ATGGCAGCCAAAGAAATTGATATGATCACCGATTATGGAATGCTGAAACTCTTTTTCCGTCACCTTGAGTGTATCAGAGGATGCAAGGAAATGATCCTGATGTTCTATGGCGA GGTGGATGAAGAATGTGAAAAGTTTGAAATCGAAGCAAAACAAGTGTTCTCAAAGGAGTTTTTTTGTACCT ATGCAGGCAAACATCAGTTCCGTATTCTGTATGTATCAAGTTCAATCATGGTCATTTTTGATTACTATTTAACCCCTGATGAGAATTTGATAAAAGTGCTGTTTTTGGTTG GGAAAGGAGATAGTGTGAGTGGAGAAGAGCAACAGAAATTTGCAGAGCTGTGTGACAAGATGCGCAttccaaaggaaaaaatcagATACATGTTTGAGAAAG ATAATGATAAGATCAAGAATATTTGCAATAGGGAATTCTCCATGGCAATTGACTCATCTATCTAA